One Nostoc sp. UHCC 0302 DNA window includes the following coding sequences:
- a CDS encoding PEP-CTERM sorting domain-containing protein (PEP-CTERM proteins occur, often in large numbers, in the proteomes of bacteria that also encode an exosortase, a predicted intramembrane cysteine proteinase. The presence of a PEP-CTERM domain at a protein's C-terminus predicts cleavage within the sorting domain, followed by covalent anchoring to some some component of the (usually Gram-negative) cell surface. Many PEP-CTERM proteins exhibit an unusual sequence composition that includes large numbers of potential glycosylation sites. Expression of one such protein has been shown restore the ability of a bacterium to form floc, a type of biofilm.), producing the protein MSPFFANFLPTPGYLEVFSAPPLTPGFENLGAEDSELPISFSATLVSVPEPNSILSLLALGTLGATSALKCNASFKFTANKFKKVS; encoded by the coding sequence GTGAGTCCTTTTTTTGCTAATTTCTTGCCGACACCTGGTTATTTAGAAGTTTTTTCTGCACCACCATTGACACCAGGGTTTGAAAATTTGGGAGCAGAAGATAGTGAGTTACCCATTAGTTTTTCTGCAACTCTAGTCAGTGTTCCTGAACCCAATTCTATCCTTAGCTTGCTTGCCCTCGGCACTCTCGGCGCAACTTCAGCACTTAAATGTAATGCGTCATTTAAATTCACTGCCAACAAGTTCAAAAAAGTTTCTTAA
- a CDS encoding DUF1634 domain-containing protein: protein MLSNRQNVSERQFEILISNLLKYGVILATAVVFIGGVLYLIRHGSETPNYQIFRSEPSYFRNPEAVATAAFSGRRRGIIQLGLLLLIITPVARVAFSLVAFMRQRDSTYIVVTLIVLAGLLISLSGN, encoded by the coding sequence ATGCTATCAAATAGACAAAATGTAAGTGAAAGACAATTTGAAATATTAATTAGCAACCTTTTAAAATATGGGGTAATTCTTGCTACTGCTGTAGTTTTTATTGGGGGAGTTTTGTACTTAATTCGTCATGGTAGCGAGACTCCTAATTATCAAATATTTCGTAGTGAACCTTCTTATTTCCGTAATCCTGAAGCAGTGGCAACAGCAGCTTTTTCAGGTCGCCGTCGTGGAATCATCCAACTTGGATTACTATTATTAATAATTACTCCTGTTGCTAGAGTAGCTTTTTCCTTAGTAGCTTTTATGCGACAGAGAGATAGTACCTATATTGTTGTGACGCTAATTGTTTTGGCAGGCTTACTCATCAGTCTCAGCGGGAATTAA
- a CDS encoding ATP-binding protein produces the protein MSQNSWQRRRFSTLVRSVPLSNVLVVPFLLQISLAVGLTGYLSFRNGQRAVNEVASELRQGIVNRVSQDLQGFLSTPHQVLDGNQNALQFGLLNMQDITAWEPYLMQQLEIFPPAVAIAISNEQREHLSVEKLNNDEFLVKKSGRLSNYNLYSYKIDRKGKHIQLPEVIKNFDPRSHLFYQTAVKQRKFSFSQIYSPITEQTLRISASIPIYNSQGKLLGVNSTLTQLTQIGRYLQNVKVGKSGQIFIIERSGLLVAASTGEQPFLLKAGQTIRLTALQSSNSLTQATSKYLASEFGNLNQIHNLQELEFSFAGKRQFLEVQPFASEPNVNWLIAVVVPEADFMEQINRHTQITIFLCLGAFVLAAALGIFTTRWIAKPVLRLSRAAKTLAQTATTDSFPNEEESTVIVQGITELEVLAQSFNQMSQQLRGAFEELELRVEQRTQELQQEIRERIQNEQQLRQHSRALAELAKHRAISEGDLETAFHLITEKAAKALEVERVSIWLYSSDRTKLQCVDLYENSQNSHSAGLERNRAEYPVYFESLAVTRTITVNDTRNDPRVQEFWHELLEPTNIVSLMDTPIWVGGEVAGMVFHEQVGTTRQWKLSEQNFAGSITDFVALTLEVCDRQRAEVALRQAKEAAEVANLAKSTFLANMSHELRTPLNAILGITEALQDEVCGPLTEEQNKSLSTLERSGKHLLELINDILDLAKIESGKMELELSPTSVRGLCESSLTFVKQQAFKKNIRLNSRIFENIGKILVDERRIRQLLINLLSNAVKFTPDNGEVWLEVQTQTDTTNNKIKTIQFSVVDTGIGITPENLANLFQPFVQIESSYTRRYAGTGLGLSLVRRIAEVHGGSVAVESEVGEGSRFTVTLPCKEVKRQIQEAVEEEIEIQSEGFVEVANILSSQPLILLAEDNEANILTISQYLEAYGYRIVLANNGEEAVEIAKSQRPNLILMDVQMPEMDGLEATRQIRADTDIAHIPIIALTSFAMRADREQILTVGVDSYMAKPVSLKELVAEIAKYLSNPR, from the coding sequence ATGAGCCAAAATTCCTGGCAACGTAGAAGGTTTTCAACCTTAGTGAGAAGCGTACCACTTAGCAATGTTCTAGTAGTACCATTTCTGCTACAAATCTCTTTAGCTGTGGGATTGACAGGGTATTTGTCTTTCCGTAACGGGCAGAGGGCTGTAAATGAAGTAGCCAGCGAGTTACGACAAGGAATTGTCAACCGAGTATCACAAGATTTACAAGGTTTTCTATCTACCCCACATCAGGTACTGGATGGTAACCAAAATGCCTTACAGTTTGGGCTGTTAAATATGCAGGATATCACTGCTTGGGAACCATATTTAATGCAGCAATTGGAAATATTTCCGCCTGCTGTCGCTATTGCTATCAGTAATGAACAGCGAGAACACCTATCGGTAGAAAAATTGAATAATGACGAATTTTTGGTGAAAAAGTCGGGCAGGTTAAGTAATTACAATCTTTACAGCTACAAAATCGATAGAAAAGGTAAACACATTCAACTACCAGAGGTGATCAAAAATTTTGACCCGCGATCGCATCTTTTTTATCAAACGGCTGTCAAGCAACGCAAATTTAGTTTTAGTCAAATCTATTCACCGATCACAGAACAAACGCTACGCATTAGTGCATCTATACCCATCTATAATTCCCAAGGGAAACTTTTGGGTGTTAACAGTACTCTCACACAATTAACTCAAATTGGCAGATATCTGCAAAACGTCAAAGTGGGTAAGTCGGGACAGATTTTTATTATCGAGCGATCAGGACTATTGGTAGCAGCTTCTACAGGTGAACAACCTTTTTTGCTCAAAGCTGGTCAAACCATCAGACTCACCGCATTACAAAGCAGCAATTCCTTAACTCAAGCCACCTCAAAATACTTAGCCAGTGAATTCGGCAACTTAAATCAAATCCACAATTTACAGGAATTGGAATTTTCTTTTGCTGGTAAACGGCAGTTTTTAGAAGTCCAGCCGTTTGCAAGTGAACCAAATGTCAACTGGTTGATTGCGGTGGTTGTCCCGGAAGCAGACTTCATGGAGCAAATCAATCGCCACACACAAATTACAATCTTCCTCTGCTTAGGAGCTTTCGTACTCGCTGCGGCGCTGGGAATTTTCACAACTCGCTGGATTGCCAAACCTGTTCTACGCTTGAGTCGTGCGGCGAAAACTTTAGCACAAACAGCTACCACCGACAGTTTCCCTAATGAGGAAGAATCAACCGTCATCGTCCAAGGTATTACAGAACTGGAAGTGTTGGCACAATCTTTTAACCAGATGTCCCAACAGTTACGGGGAGCTTTTGAAGAATTAGAATTGCGAGTTGAACAGCGGACTCAAGAATTACAGCAGGAAATTCGAGAACGTATCCAAAATGAGCAGCAACTGCGCCAGCACAGTCGCGCATTAGCGGAACTGGCAAAGCATAGGGCGATTTCCGAAGGAGATTTGGAAACGGCATTTCACCTGATTACAGAAAAAGCCGCCAAAGCTTTAGAAGTAGAACGAGTTAGCATTTGGCTCTATAGTAGCGATCGCACCAAATTACAATGTGTAGACCTCTATGAAAATAGCCAAAACAGCCATTCAGCAGGTTTAGAACGTAACCGTGCAGAGTATCCAGTGTATTTTGAATCACTGGCAGTTACTCGTACTATTACTGTGAATGACACTCGCAACGATCCGCGAGTACAGGAATTTTGGCATGAACTTCTAGAACCGACAAACATCGTTTCTTTGATGGATACTCCGATTTGGGTTGGGGGTGAGGTAGCCGGTATGGTGTTTCATGAACAGGTAGGCACTACCCGCCAGTGGAAACTGAGTGAGCAAAATTTTGCTGGGTCGATTACTGACTTCGTAGCATTAACATTAGAAGTATGCGATCGCCAACGGGCAGAAGTTGCTTTACGCCAAGCCAAAGAAGCGGCGGAAGTTGCCAACTTAGCCAAAAGTACTTTCCTGGCAAATATGAGTCACGAATTGCGTACTCCTCTCAATGCTATTTTAGGGATTACAGAAGCACTACAAGATGAAGTATGTGGGCCGCTGACTGAAGAACAGAACAAATCTTTAAGTACTTTAGAACGTAGTGGCAAACATTTACTAGAACTAATCAACGACATCCTCGATCTTGCCAAAATTGAATCAGGCAAAATGGAACTAGAACTATCTCCTACCTCTGTTCGGGGATTGTGTGAATCTAGTCTCACCTTTGTTAAACAGCAGGCATTCAAAAAAAATATCAGACTCAACTCTCGCATCTTTGAAAATATTGGAAAAATTTTAGTTGATGAGCGCCGGATACGACAGTTGCTGATTAATCTGTTGAGTAATGCTGTGAAATTTACTCCAGACAATGGTGAAGTTTGGCTAGAAGTGCAAACCCAAACAGACACAACCAACAATAAAATTAAGACAATTCAATTTAGCGTCGTGGATACTGGCATTGGCATTACACCAGAAAATTTAGCCAATTTATTCCAACCCTTTGTCCAGATAGAAAGCTCTTATACTCGTCGTTATGCTGGTACTGGTTTAGGGCTATCTCTAGTACGACGGATTGCGGAAGTACATGGTGGAAGTGTAGCTGTTGAGAGTGAAGTCGGGGAAGGTAGCCGATTTACAGTAACACTTCCGTGCAAGGAAGTTAAAAGACAAATTCAGGAAGCTGTGGAAGAAGAGATTGAGATCCAAAGTGAAGGATTTGTAGAGGTGGCAAATATCCTTTCTTCTCAGCCATTGATTCTCCTGGCAGAAGATAATGAAGCAAATATCTTAACTATTAGCCAATATTTAGAAGCATACGGCTATCGGATTGTACTGGCAAATAATGGGGAAGAAGCAGTAGAAATTGCGAAATCGCAACGACCAAATTTAATTTTGATGGATGTACAAATGCCTGAAATGGATGGGTTAGAAGCAACTCGCCAAATTCGGGCAGATACAGATATTGCTCATATCCCGATCATTGCTCTGACTTCCTTTGCTATGCGAGCAGATCGAGAACAAATTCTAACTGTTGGCGTTGATAGCTACATGGCAAAACCTGTAAGTTTGAAGGAGCTAGTGGCAGAAATCGCTAAATATCTCTCAAATCCAAGATAG
- a CDS encoding NB-ARC domain-containing protein, producing MDLPAGQRSRGVVLSPRGQAKLQNRMLQLEIERYAVQEFVRRSQLVEGQGLHPATIRKILRCQGVDKDSIALVFKAVDLQLELEDYTGARRVLEIGAEGQGSRGAEGQGSKGEFTSNNQRDWGEAVDVSLFCGRLAEVATLEQWVLNDKCRLVALLGSGGIGKTTLVTKLAEEIQDQFEFLVWRSLRNAPPLAELLDDLLKFLSSQQTTELPSITAGKLSKLIEYLRQHRCLLVLDNLETLMQDGSYAGSFQAEYEGYGELLRRVGEVSHRSCLLITSREKPNEIAASAGETLPVRSLQLTGLNTEAQEILIIKGLSVSEQESQKLIELYSGNPLALKIAATAIKDLFGSDVAAFLAAGISSFNSIRTLLNQQFERLSETEKSVMYWLAINREGISLYELEDDIYPKLLKHQLLEAVESILRRSLMEQNISGFTQQPVIMEYVIEKLVEQVSAEIVVGTHSGTTLLITHALLKATAKDYIRDSQNRLIVKPVLAQLLRQLGSKKAIAQQLMQILSLRREQASLESGYLAGNILNLLHNLGTDLSSYDFSYFPIWQANLQGVTLHHVNFSHADFSKSIFRQIFGSVLSAAFSPDEEILATGDDNGEVHLWRIAGGQLHLTLRGHTLAVKSLCFSLNGETLITHSADQTIKFWNVKTGQAVRTLQRYTSQVLAIASTATGSILVSRSRNQSVSIWDMTTGKSLATLQEETNQIQVVALSPDGGLLGTAGGDDPIRLWNAQTGECLQTLYGHRESIQCLAFTPSTDEILASGSDDHTVKLWNIKTGQCIGTLVGHSNLVLSVSFSSDGSIIASSSADQTIRLWDVATGKCLRVLSGHENWVRAVVFNADSAVLASGGDDQVIRLWDTATGRCIRTLQGYTNQISSISFSMTQVLASGSHDHLVRLWDTTTGQCIKTLAGHTNHILAIAFHPLPQPPLLSGTGGILVSSSADQNIKLWNIETGECLKTLTEHQATVWSVAFSPNGHMLASGGADQIVRIWDAETGECVDVLQGHTNAVLSVAFSPIEQILATVSADQTVRIWDLRTGQCLQILQGHTNAVLSVAFNPIGQILATASADQTVRIWDVQTGKCLKILQEHTNQVLSVSFSPDGGTLASSSADQTIKLWAVNTGKCLKTWRGHTSQVLSIAFSPDEQTLASSSADETIRLWSVNTAECVQTLRVKRPYEGMNITGTVGLTEAERATLKALGAVENRGEASR from the coding sequence ATGGATTTGCCCGCAGGACAGCGAAGTAGAGGTGTAGTGCTTAGTCCTAGAGGACAGGCAAAACTGCAAAATCGGATGCTTCAGCTAGAAATTGAACGCTATGCTGTTCAGGAATTTGTGCGGCGATCGCAATTAGTTGAAGGTCAAGGTTTACATCCAGCAACAATTCGCAAGATTCTGCGATGTCAAGGCGTTGACAAAGATTCCATCGCTCTAGTGTTTAAAGCTGTAGATTTACAACTAGAGCTTGAAGATTATACAGGCGCACGGCGAGTTCTGGAAATAGGAGCAGAGGGGCAGGGGAGCAGGGGAGCAGAGGGGCAAGGGAGTAAAGGGGAATTCACTAGTAATAATCAAAGAGACTGGGGTGAAGCTGTTGATGTTAGTTTGTTTTGTGGGCGTTTAGCAGAAGTTGCTACATTAGAGCAATGGGTGCTTAATGATAAGTGTCGATTAGTAGCACTTTTAGGCAGTGGTGGAATTGGTAAGACGACTTTAGTAACAAAGCTGGCGGAGGAAATCCAAGACCAGTTTGAGTTTTTGGTGTGGCGAAGTTTACGCAATGCTCCTCCTTTAGCAGAGTTACTAGATGATTTACTTAAATTTTTATCTTCACAGCAGACTACTGAGTTACCAAGCATAACAGCAGGTAAGCTTTCCAAATTAATAGAATATCTGCGCCAACATCGCTGCTTGTTAGTGTTGGATAATCTTGAAACTTTGATGCAAGATGGCAGCTATGCAGGCAGTTTCCAGGCAGAGTATGAGGGGTATGGTGAACTGTTGCGACGTGTAGGGGAAGTTTCACACCGTAGTTGTCTGCTGATTACTAGCCGCGAAAAGCCAAATGAAATTGCTGCTTCAGCTGGAGAAACTTTACCTGTGCGATCGCTACAATTAACAGGACTAAATACAGAGGCTCAGGAAATCTTAATAATTAAGGGGCTGTCTGTATCTGAGCAAGAAAGTCAGAAATTAATAGAACTATACAGTGGTAATCCTCTAGCATTGAAAATTGCTGCCACTGCAATTAAAGATTTATTTGGTAGTGACGTTGCAGCATTTCTCGCAGCAGGTATCTCTAGCTTTAATAGCATTCGCACATTGCTAAACCAGCAATTTGAACGCCTGAGTGAAACGGAAAAAAGTGTAATGTACTGGCTAGCGATTAACCGCGAAGGCATATCGCTGTATGAACTAGAAGATGACATTTACCCCAAGCTGCTCAAGCATCAACTTTTAGAAGCGGTAGAATCCATACTTCGGCGTTCATTGATGGAACAAAACATCAGCGGGTTTACGCAACAACCCGTGATCATGGAGTATGTCATTGAGAAATTAGTAGAGCAGGTGTCTGCGGAAATTGTTGTAGGGACACACAGCGGTACTACCCTACTGATAACCCATGCCCTTCTAAAAGCAACGGCAAAAGATTATATTCGAGATTCACAAAATAGATTAATTGTCAAGCCTGTACTTGCTCAATTGCTGCGCCAATTGGGTAGCAAAAAAGCGATCGCCCAACAATTAATGCAAATCCTCTCTTTGAGGCGTGAGCAAGCATCTCTAGAATCAGGATATTTAGCTGGAAATATTCTCAACCTGCTGCATAATTTAGGAACTGATTTGAGTAGCTATGACTTTTCGTACTTCCCAATTTGGCAAGCTAACCTCCAAGGGGTAACGCTACATCACGTCAATTTTAGCCATGCAGATTTCTCCAAATCAATTTTTAGGCAAATATTTGGTAGCGTTTTATCAGCAGCATTTAGCCCAGACGAAGAAATTTTGGCGACAGGGGATGATAATGGCGAGGTGCATCTGTGGCGGATTGCAGGTGGTCAGTTGCACTTGACTTTGAGAGGTCACACACTTGCAGTAAAATCACTATGTTTCAGTCTTAATGGTGAAACCTTAATTACTCATAGTGCAGACCAGACAATCAAGTTTTGGAATGTGAAGACTGGGCAAGCTGTTAGAACTTTACAACGTTATACTAGCCAAGTACTAGCGATCGCTTCTACTGCCACAGGTAGCATTCTTGTAAGTCGTAGTAGAAATCAAAGTGTCAGCATCTGGGACATGACCACAGGGAAATCTCTAGCAACGCTACAAGAAGAAACCAATCAGATTCAGGTTGTAGCACTGAGTCCAGATGGCGGACTTTTAGGTACAGCAGGGGGTGATGACCCTATTAGGTTGTGGAATGCACAAACCGGCGAATGTCTGCAAACTTTATATGGACATCGTGAAAGTATCCAGTGCCTTGCTTTTACCCCAAGCACAGATGAAATCTTAGCCAGTGGTAGCGATGACCATACAGTAAAACTTTGGAATATCAAAACAGGTCAGTGCATTGGCACTTTAGTAGGGCATAGCAACCTAGTTTTATCAGTCAGTTTTAGTTCAGATGGATCAATTATTGCAAGTAGCAGTGCCGATCAAACTATCAGGTTGTGGGATGTTGCTACAGGAAAATGTTTGAGAGTTTTGTCAGGACACGAAAATTGGGTGCGGGCAGTAGTATTTAATGCTGATAGTGCAGTACTAGCTAGTGGTGGAGATGATCAAGTAATTCGGCTGTGGGATACTGCTACAGGTCGGTGTATCAGAACACTACAGGGATATACTAACCAAATATCATCTATTAGTTTTAGTATGACTCAAGTCCTTGCTAGTGGTAGCCATGACCATTTAGTGCGGCTGTGGGACACTACTACAGGACAATGTATTAAAACATTGGCAGGGCATACAAATCATATTTTAGCGATCGCATTTCATCCCCTCCCCCAGCCCCCCTTATTAAGTGGGACTGGGGGGATCTTAGTCAGTAGTAGTGCTGACCAAAATATTAAATTATGGAATATTGAAACTGGAGAATGCCTGAAAACTTTAACAGAACACCAAGCAACCGTTTGGTCAGTGGCTTTTAGTCCTAATGGACATATGCTAGCCAGTGGCGGTGCAGACCAGATTGTGAGAATTTGGGATGCAGAAACAGGAGAGTGTGTTGACGTTCTCCAAGGGCATACCAATGCGGTTTTATCCGTGGCTTTCAGTCCCATTGAGCAAATTCTTGCTACCGTTAGTGCTGACCAAACCGTTAGAATTTGGGACTTGAGAACTGGGCAATGTCTGCAAATTCTCCAAGGGCATACCAATGCGGTTTTATCCGTGGCTTTCAATCCTATTGGACAAATTCTGGCAACCGCTAGTGCAGATCAGACTGTTAGAATTTGGGATGTACAGACAGGAAAATGTCTTAAAATCCTACAAGAACATACTAATCAGGTTTTATCAGTGAGTTTCAGCCCTGACGGGGGGACTCTTGCCAGTAGCAGTGCCGACCAAACCATCAAACTCTGGGCTGTGAATACAGGTAAATGTCTCAAGACATGGCGCGGACATACCAGCCAAGTATTATCTATAGCTTTTAGTCCTGATGAGCAAACCCTTGCAAGTAGCAGTGCCGATGAAACGATTAGGCTGTGGAGTGTCAACACTGCGGAGTGTGTGCAAACATTAAGAGTGAAGCGACCCTACGAAGGGATGAATATTACGGGGACAGTTGGCTTAACAGAGGCGGAACGAGCTACGCTCAAAGCACTAGGAGCAGTCGAAAACAGGGGTGAAGCAAGCAGATGA
- a CDS encoding ATP-binding protein has product MNWQKILIKIINQVKAISTRELAFVCKISQPLLTVYGDSLEIQRVLQNLLDNAVRVSNPQGEILLEIISYREGQVKVSVRDYGSGIAPQNQQKLFHRFIQGRGQRGKSGLGLYLCRQIIEAHRGTIGVKSSPGKGSTFWFTLPSTINNIDCSYKYTTVYSQNDA; this is encoded by the coding sequence TTGAATTGGCAAAAGATTTTAATTAAAATAATTAACCAGGTCAAAGCAATATCTACACGTGAACTAGCCTTTGTTTGCAAAATTTCTCAACCCCTGCTAACTGTCTACGGCGATTCCTTAGAAATTCAACGGGTTCTACAAAACTTACTTGATAACGCTGTGCGGGTAAGTAACCCTCAAGGAGAAATTCTACTTGAAATAATCTCTTATAGAGAAGGTCAAGTGAAGGTTTCTGTGCGTGATTACGGTTCAGGAATTGCGCCCCAAAATCAACAAAAACTATTTCACCGCTTTATTCAAGGACGAGGACAGCGTGGAAAGAGTGGGCTTGGTTTGTACTTGTGTCGTCAAATTATTGAGGCTCATAGAGGAACCATTGGTGTCAAAAGCTCTCCCGGAAAAGGAAGTACTTTCTGGTTTACCCTGCCAAGCACCATAAATAACATTGATTGCAGCTATAAATATACAACTGTATATAGCCAGAATGATGCCTGA
- a CDS encoding sulfite exporter TauE/SafE family protein, with product MNILEFTLLVWFGSTTAGFLGALTGLGGGVVLVPLLTLVFNVDIRYAIGASLVSVIATSSGAASAYVKEGYTNIRLGMFLEVATTFGAIAGAIIAAYTPTRILAVVFGVILLCSAYLSRLPHSEHQDNKPLDPLATRLRLNSTYPTPEREQAYNVHAVRAGFSLMFVAGILSGLLGIGSGALKVLAMDQFMRIPFKVSTTTSNFMIGVTAAASAGVYLKRGYIDPGLAMPVMLGVLLGALLGAKVLVRAKVGILRTIFSLVISLLAIQMIYNGLTGRI from the coding sequence TTGAATATTCTAGAATTTACCTTATTAGTTTGGTTTGGTTCTACCACTGCTGGATTTTTGGGAGCATTAACAGGTTTGGGGGGTGGGGTGGTACTAGTTCCCCTATTAACTTTGGTATTTAACGTTGATATTCGTTACGCAATTGGTGCATCTTTAGTATCTGTAATTGCCACATCTTCCGGCGCGGCTTCTGCTTATGTCAAAGAAGGCTACACGAATATACGCTTGGGGATGTTCTTGGAAGTCGCAACCACATTTGGCGCGATCGCAGGGGCAATCATCGCCGCTTATACTCCTACTAGAATACTAGCTGTGGTGTTTGGCGTTATCTTACTTTGCAGTGCCTACCTCTCACGTCTACCCCACTCAGAACACCAAGATAATAAACCTCTTGACCCTCTAGCAACTCGTTTGCGGTTAAACAGCACTTACCCCACTCCTGAAAGAGAACAAGCTTATAACGTCCATGCTGTAAGAGCGGGTTTTAGTCTCATGTTTGTTGCTGGCATCCTTTCTGGTTTATTGGGTATTGGTTCCGGCGCACTCAAAGTATTAGCAATGGATCAGTTTATGCGGATTCCATTTAAGGTTTCCACTACTACCAGCAATTTTATGATTGGGGTGACAGCTGCCGCTAGTGCAGGAGTTTATTTAAAACGAGGTTACATTGATCCGGGTTTAGCAATGCCTGTAATGTTGGGTGTACTTTTAGGAGCATTATTAGGGGCAAAGGTACTAGTCAGAGCCAAAGTCGGAATTTTAAGAACTATTTTTAGTCTGGTAATTTCACTTTTGGCAATTCAAATGATTTATAACGGTCTGACTGGGAGAATTTAA
- a CDS encoding TSUP family transporter, whose protein sequence is MANILICLILGLVAGIISGMTGIGGGIIILPALMFFLGFSQHLAQGTTLALLVLPIDLLAAWTYYKQGDVDIKVAAILCLGFIFGGWLGAKIGLSLPNEILNKGFAFLLLISAMRILLLSHSESL, encoded by the coding sequence ATGGCTAACATTTTAATTTGTCTCATTTTAGGATTGGTGGCAGGCATTATTAGTGGCATGACAGGAATCGGCGGCGGTATTATTATTTTGCCAGCTTTGATGTTTTTTTTAGGTTTTTCTCAACATTTAGCACAAGGAACTACACTAGCATTACTTGTTTTACCAATAGATTTATTAGCAGCATGGACATATTATAAACAGGGTGATGTAGATATCAAAGTAGCCGCAATATTGTGTTTGGGATTTATTTTTGGGGGATGGCTTGGTGCAAAAATTGGCTTAAGTTTACCTAATGAGATTTTGAACAAAGGTTTTGCATTTTTATTGCTTATCAGCGCAATGAGAATTCTATTGCTATCTCATTCAGAATCACTGTGA
- a CDS encoding IS4 family transposase: MATPRMRKDGNPDLRRQTQLPAPAIEEIEAQIYALLEPSNFKPLRDSPGLDNKNLRERKLTLPVMMAVVVSLVYRQIAGLSEAIRLLATEGLMWVEPMLVSKQALSQRLKKIPAKLFAQVFEQVIEKIHATPQANRIPQQWQQLHQTFGAVWIADGSTLEELRKKLKALSDQTTVLAGKMMMVVEAFTHVPTKIWYTEDSKANDKIFAQELLEQLPTGGLLIFDLGFFKFGWFDQFTQQQKFFVTRLREKTSYFVVRCLSTGVYYRDEIIDMGQYRSNPCQYPVRLVSVLWGNSWYYYLTNVLDPQLLSAQQVCELYRCRWRIEDAFKLTKRLLGLAYIWVGDRNGVQIQIFATVIFYTVLNNLSSQIAFALGQPLERISVEMVFRSLYYFAVAVLRRETDNVVDYLVSHYKLFGLLKAERKRHRQIHSRSAQVWADAP, encoded by the coding sequence ATGGCTACTCCCCGGATGAGAAAAGATGGCAATCCAGACTTAAGAAGACAAACACAACTGCCAGCACCAGCAATAGAAGAAATAGAAGCCCAGATATACGCACTACTAGAACCATCAAACTTTAAACCACTAAGAGATTCACCAGGACTAGACAACAAAAACTTAAGAGAAAGAAAATTAACATTACCAGTGATGATGGCAGTGGTAGTAAGTCTGGTGTATCGACAAATAGCCGGATTAAGCGAAGCAATCAGATTATTAGCCACAGAAGGATTAATGTGGGTAGAACCGATGTTAGTGAGTAAACAAGCACTCTCACAAAGGTTAAAGAAAATACCAGCAAAATTATTTGCACAAGTGTTTGAGCAAGTCATCGAAAAAATCCATGCCACCCCACAGGCAAATAGAATCCCACAGCAGTGGCAACAACTACATCAGACTTTTGGTGCAGTGTGGATAGCGGATGGGTCAACACTAGAAGAATTACGCAAAAAGTTAAAAGCATTATCAGACCAAACAACAGTGTTGGCAGGAAAAATGATGATGGTGGTAGAAGCGTTTACTCATGTACCGACCAAAATCTGGTACACGGAAGATAGCAAAGCTAATGACAAAATTTTTGCCCAGGAGCTATTAGAGCAACTGCCAACTGGCGGACTATTGATTTTCGATTTGGGTTTTTTCAAGTTTGGCTGGTTTGACCAGTTTACACAGCAGCAGAAGTTTTTCGTGACGCGATTGCGCGAAAAAACTTCTTACTTTGTGGTGCGCTGTTTATCAACTGGTGTTTACTATCGTGACGAAATCATCGATATGGGACAATATCGATCCAATCCTTGTCAGTATCCAGTTCGCTTAGTTTCTGTACTCTGGGGTAATAGTTGGTACTACTATTTGACCAATGTGCTTGACCCACAGTTATTATCTGCACAACAAGTGTGTGAACTCTACCGTTGTCGTTGGCGGATTGAAGATGCCTTTAAGCTGACTAAACGACTTCTGGGTCTGGCTTATATTTGGGTTGGCGACCGTAACGGGGTTCAGATTCAAATCTTTGCGACTGTGATTTTCTACACTGTTCTCAACAATTTATCTTCTCAAATCGCGTTCGCACTCGGTCAGCCACTTGAACGTATTTCTGTGGAAATGGTCTTTCGCAGTTTGTATTACTTTGCTGTGGCTGTTTTGCGTCGTGAAACTGATAATGTTGTTGACTATTTAGTTTCACATTACAAGCTTTTTGGTTTGCTTAAAGCCGAGCGCAAACGTCATCGTCAGATTCACTCGCGGTCGGCTCAAGTCTGGGCTGATGCTCCTTAA